The DNA window TAATAATCTACCGGTGCTAAGAAACCATGTTTGATTAACCAAGGAACTGATTTACCAGTGATTAAATCGTCTGCAATATCTGTGAATCCTTTACCATTTAAGCGGTATGGAGTAGCAGTAAACAGGAGTTTATATGCATTTGGGAAGGCGTCTAGAATTCTTCGATAGCTTTTTGCAGTAGCGTGGTGAGCTTCATCCACAAAGATAATTTTAGGTGGCTTTAATTCTTCAATATGTCGGGTAAATGTTTGAACCATCCCTATTTGTGATAGTTTCATATCAACTCCATCGTTTTCGAAAGTCTTAATGGCTTGTTCAATGATTTCTTGACGATGAACTATAAACATAATTCTGTTGCCCTTAGATGTTGCTCGTCTAGCAATATCAGCCATGATTACTGTCTTTCCTGTACGAGGAGGCTGCTGCACCATAATCGACTTATGACCGTTTCGAATTGATTGGTAAACTTTATCAACGGTTTCTTGTTGATAATTACGGAGCTTAAACATTATTTAATTACTACTCCCCTATTCTTCTTCAAGTGTGCTCCAGGAACGTTTACGCCGTCCTTTAACGCCTTGTAGACTGCTGCCTTGTCGACATCAAACATTCCTTGGTACTTCTCGTAGTTACGGTATTCAGGTGGAATCTTGCCCTCGTCATCGATGACCGTTCGTTGCTTGTAATTGCGTGGCCTTAAGATGAAGTCTTCAGTGTGAACTTCTTTAAGCCCTCGTTCGTCAATTGCTTCAGTCATGTAGGTCATGAGGTTGCTCCGTAGGTTTTTCCGATAAGTTAATTCATCACTGATTGACCGCTTCTTCTTTGTTAAGAAGTCAATGTCGCTGTCTAGTGATTCACACCACTTGGCAATATTGTTAAGTTTGTCATTCCAAGCATCGTCAATGCTGTCTAAGGTATCAACCAACACTGTAGGGTCAAGGTCGTCACGATCAGCTAACTGCTGATATTGTTCATTTAGCTCGAATAAATTCAACTTTTACCCCTCCGTATCTTTAATAAGGCTGTTTAACCATTTCACGGTTGATTTCAATGAATTACGTAGTTTTTCTAGCTCTTTAATATATCCTTCGCTGGTACAATGCCCTTGTGCTAATTCACTCATATGCTGGCTATACTTAAAAAGATTGCCTTCAATGAGCTTGTGAATCCGTA is part of the Limosilactobacillus reuteri genome and encodes:
- a CDS encoding siphovirus Gp157 family protein, which produces MNLFELNEQYQQLADRDDLDPTVLVDTLDSIDDAWNDKLNNIAKWCESLDSDIDFLTKKKRSISDELTYRKNLRSNLMTYMTEAIDERGLKEVHTEDFILRPRNYKQRTVIDDEGKIPPEYRNYEKYQGMFDVDKAAVYKALKDGVNVPGAHLKKNRGVVIK